A single window of Parabacteroides pacaensis DNA harbors:
- a CDS encoding FHA domain-containing protein — MKRILCPKCENYVIFDESKYEENKPIVLVCNHCTKQFSIRLKKRMHQTDKIHQSYKNTSTQDTSQTNELEIRQNDEGFGHITVIENGFGYKQELPLTLGDNIIGRQSKGNDIQVPIITGDPSMGRNHCIINVKQRKDNSLVYTLRDFPSLTGTFIGNKCLGKKEQIILSNGDVITIGATTFIVSFAEPSKKTEK, encoded by the coding sequence ATGAAAAGAATTTTATGCCCCAAGTGTGAAAATTATGTTATATTCGATGAATCCAAATATGAAGAAAACAAACCAATTGTTTTGGTTTGCAATCATTGTACAAAACAATTCAGTATTCGTTTAAAGAAACGAATGCACCAAACAGATAAAATTCATCAAAGCTATAAAAACACATCCACTCAAGATACTTCACAAACCAACGAACTAGAAATACGCCAAAACGACGAAGGGTTCGGGCATATTACAGTAATCGAAAATGGATTTGGTTATAAACAGGAGCTTCCGCTCACCCTTGGAGATAATATCATAGGTCGCCAATCCAAAGGAAACGACATACAAGTTCCTATTATCACCGGTGACCCCAGTATGGGGCGCAATCATTGCATCATTAACGTAAAGCAGAGAAAAGATAATTCTCTAGTTTATACCTTAAGAGATTTTCCTAGTTTAACAGGTACTTTTATCGGAAATAAATGTCTTGGTAAAAAAGAACAAATCATTCTTTCAAACGGCGACGTAATAACTATTGGTGCAACCACCTTTATTGTTTCTTTTGCCGAACCAAGCAAAAAGACGGAAAAATGA
- a CDS encoding YhcH/YjgK/YiaL family protein, which yields MILDSLNNSVAYESLHPLFKQAFDYLKSTDFLKAESGSTILIENKLIVNITDILGKPKAEAAIETHKKYIDIQMPVVGVEKIGWKAGTELNEVSIPYNEEKDITFYVDHPTAYTKIYPGQFVIYFPEDGHAPGIGEGAIKKVIVKVLVSDICK from the coding sequence ATGATACTAGATTCTTTAAATAACTCAGTTGCATATGAAAGCTTACACCCTTTATTTAAACAAGCTTTTGACTATTTAAAGTCTACCGATTTTTTAAAGGCAGAAAGTGGCTCCACTATTTTAATCGAAAATAAATTAATTGTAAACATCACTGATATTTTAGGAAAACCAAAAGCGGAGGCTGCCATTGAAACTCATAAAAAATATATTGATATTCAAATGCCTGTGGTTGGGGTAGAAAAAATAGGATGGAAGGCCGGGACAGAATTAAATGAAGTTTCGATCCCTTATAACGAGGAAAAAGATATTACTTTTTATGTAGACCATCCTACTGCTTATACTAAGATTTATCCGGGACAATTTGTAATTTATTTCCCGGAAGATGGTCACGCACCGGGTATTGGTGAAGGGGCGATAAAAAAAGTAATAGTTAAAGTACTTGTATCCGATATATGTAAATAA
- a CDS encoding AMP-binding protein, translated as MDNRFLSLIEKSIQSHWDYPAYSDYEGHTFHYKDVARRIEKYHIILEHAGIKKGDKVAIIGRNSSNWAITFFGTLAYGAVAVPILHEFKPDNVHHIVNHSEAKALLVGSNVWENLNENTMPDLKLIVGLDNFSILKSKNKNVFQVRERINEYFGKKYPRSFTVENVHYHVEKPDELAVLNYTSGTTSFSKGVMIPYRSLWSNTQFAYDKLEYIKPGDNIVCMLPMAHMYGLAFEILNSFNKGCHVHFLTRTPSPKIIAQAFTSVKPMLILAVPLIIEKIIKNKVFPELDKPLIRLLLRLPYVDQKILEKVSSKLNKSFGEVFGEVVIGGAALNKDVEAFLREIKFRYTVGYGLTECGPLVSYEPWQTFKQGSCGRIVDRMEVRIDSSDPVNEVGEIWVKGMNVMLGYYKNPEATKAVMMEDGWMRTGDLGTLDEDGFLYIRGRSKSMILGPSGQNIYPEEIEDKLNNMIYVAESIIIEQNEKLVALIYPDWEQIDNASIPHDSIEQLMKENIRQLNIELPGYSQVTGFKLYQEEFEKTPKRSIKRYLYQLPLNN; from the coding sequence ATGGATAATCGTTTTTTATCTCTTATAGAGAAAAGTATACAGTCTCATTGGGACTATCCGGCCTATTCCGATTATGAAGGGCATACTTTCCATTATAAAGATGTGGCTCGCCGTATAGAAAAATATCATATTATTTTAGAACATGCCGGAATAAAGAAAGGGGATAAAGTAGCTATTATCGGACGTAATTCCTCTAATTGGGCAATTACGTTTTTTGGAACTTTAGCTTATGGAGCGGTAGCAGTACCTATTCTTCATGAATTTAAACCGGATAATGTGCATCATATTGTTAATCATTCGGAAGCAAAAGCGTTATTAGTAGGAAGTAATGTTTGGGAGAATCTGAATGAAAATACAATGCCTGATTTAAAGTTGATTGTAGGACTTGATAATTTTTCTATTTTAAAAAGCAAAAATAAAAATGTATTTCAAGTGAGAGAACGTATTAATGAGTATTTCGGAAAAAAATATCCTCGTTCTTTTACCGTAGAGAATGTACATTATCATGTTGAAAAACCGGATGAGTTAGCCGTATTGAATTATACCTCAGGGACGACAAGTTTTTCCAAAGGTGTAATGATTCCTTATAGAAGTTTGTGGAGCAATACCCAATTTGCTTATGATAAACTGGAATATATTAAGCCTGGCGATAATATTGTATGTATGTTGCCGATGGCTCATATGTACGGCCTGGCATTCGAGATACTGAATTCATTTAACAAAGGTTGCCATGTACATTTTCTTACGCGTACACCTTCTCCTAAAATTATAGCACAGGCTTTTACTTCCGTTAAACCGATGCTTATTCTTGCAGTTCCTCTTATTATAGAAAAAATAATTAAGAATAAAGTTTTTCCTGAATTAGACAAACCTCTTATCAGGTTATTATTGCGTCTTCCTTATGTGGATCAAAAGATATTGGAAAAGGTTTCGTCTAAATTAAATAAATCTTTTGGTGAAGTTTTCGGTGAAGTCGTGATAGGAGGGGCAGCTTTGAATAAAGATGTAGAGGCTTTTTTACGTGAAATAAAATTTCGCTATACAGTGGGATATGGACTGACGGAATGTGGACCGTTAGTATCGTATGAACCATGGCAGACATTTAAGCAAGGTTCTTGCGGAAGAATTGTTGATAGAATGGAAGTACGTATTGATTCGTCGGATCCGGTGAATGAAGTAGGCGAAATTTGGGTGAAAGGAATGAATGTAATGTTAGGCTACTATAAAAATCCGGAAGCAACTAAAGCTGTCATGATGGAAGATGGTTGGATGCGGACCGGAGATTTAGGAACGTTAGATGAAGATGGCTTTTTATATATTAGAGGAAGAAGTAAAAGCATGATTCTTGGACCTTCCGGGCAAAATATTTATCCTGAAGAAATTGAAGATAAGCTTAATAATATGATTTATGTAGCGGAATCAATTATTATTGAACAAAATGAAAAATTAGTAGCTCTTATCTATCCGGATTGGGAACAGATTGATAATGCATCGATTCCTCATGACAGTATCGAGCAATTAATGAAAGAAAATATCCGTCAACTAAACATAGAACTTCCAGGCTATAGCCAAGTTACCGGTTTTAAGCTTTATCAGGAAGAATTTGAAAAAACACCCAAACGAAGTATTAAGCGTTATTTATATCAATTACCTCTTAATAATTAA
- a CDS encoding site-specific integrase has product MATIKLYFDQRAKRKDDKYPLKVSISHKQQSALISLDIFLLPEQWDANKERIVGHPNRLFLNNYIGRQKLNIETELLNLKAVGLLDSLSGKQIKERIQQSLNGETVEATNTPPLFVERCRKFAEEKKNPRTKEGYMYTLNKVIEFCDEPDKLTFENLSYTWLKDFEFYLSETSAINSISIHMRNIRAVFNDALNSEIISCYPFRKYKIKSEATAKRSLSPKDLVLLRDYPCEEHQRQYLDMFMLIFYLIGINVIDLCNLKEICNGRIEYRRAKTKKLYSIKVEPEALKILEKYKGEKYLLNILDRYKNYKDYAHRLNENLQEIGEVKFVEKVIKGKKRKIKERKPLFPDITTYWARHTWATIAHKIGIPKDTISMALGHEFGCKTTGIYIDYDFEKVEEANRKVIDYINSLD; this is encoded by the coding sequence ATGGCAACTATTAAACTATACTTCGACCAGCGTGCGAAACGAAAAGATGACAAATACCCGTTAAAGGTAAGTATTTCGCACAAGCAACAATCCGCTTTAATAAGCCTTGATATTTTCTTGCTTCCTGAGCAATGGGATGCAAATAAGGAAAGGATTGTAGGACATCCCAATAGATTGTTTCTCAACAATTATATTGGACGTCAAAAATTGAACATTGAAACAGAGCTTTTAAATTTAAAAGCTGTCGGTTTATTGGATTCCCTTTCAGGTAAGCAAATAAAAGAAAGAATACAACAGTCTTTGAATGGAGAAACAGTGGAAGCCACAAATACTCCACCCCTATTCGTTGAACGTTGCAGAAAATTTGCAGAAGAAAAGAAAAATCCAAGAACAAAGGAAGGATATATGTACACGCTTAATAAAGTTATAGAGTTCTGTGATGAGCCGGACAAATTGACTTTTGAAAACCTATCATATACTTGGCTTAAAGACTTTGAGTTTTATCTATCCGAGACATCCGCTATTAATTCCATAAGTATTCACATGAGAAATATACGGGCCGTCTTTAATGACGCTCTAAACTCAGAGATAATCAGCTGCTATCCTTTCCGTAAGTATAAAATAAAAAGTGAAGCTACGGCTAAAAGGTCATTATCACCTAAAGACCTTGTTCTTCTCAGGGACTATCCTTGCGAGGAACATCAAAGACAATATTTAGATATGTTCATGCTAATTTTTTATCTTATCGGCATAAATGTCATTGATTTATGCAACTTGAAGGAAATATGTAATGGACGTATTGAATACAGACGGGCAAAAACCAAGAAACTATATAGTATAAAAGTAGAACCCGAAGCTTTAAAAATACTTGAGAAATACAAAGGAGAAAAGTACCTACTAAACATTCTTGACCGGTATAAAAACTATAAAGACTATGCGCATAGACTTAATGAGAACTTACAGGAGATCGGGGAGGTAAAATTTGTAGAGAAAGTTATCAAAGGAAAAAAACGGAAAATAAAAGAACGCAAACCGCTTTTCCCGGACATTACTACTTATTGGGCCCGCCACACATGGGCAACAATAGCTCATAAGATAGGAATCCCGAAAGACACTATCTCCATGGCTTTAGGACACGAATTCGGATGCAAAACTACAGGCATTTATATTGATTACGACTTTGAAAAAGTCGAAGAAGCCAACCGAAAGGTGATTGACTATATAAACAGCCTTGATTAA